Part of the Citrus sinensis cultivar Valencia sweet orange chromosome 2, DVS_A1.0, whole genome shotgun sequence genome, TGCAAACGACCCCACTTTTGGATCTACCATTAATTGCAACTCCACATAGCTGATCATCATGACATCCATGATCAGTGAATTGATTCAAAGAAAAAGCATGGTCTGAGCTTAATGGTGAAATTTCGGTACGTGCTATGAGGAATTGGGTTGTTGGTGCCAAGTGGTGGGTTCTTGAAATTTGTGTATTATGTACTGTTTGCTTGTATGTTATAAATAGAAGCTCAAGTATGTTGTTGGCTACTTGGCTTGGTGAatcagtaataataatatatatcagTTGTTTtgcttaataataaaattatatatatgtagtgtgtcataacatatattttgttcCAAAATGGTGTTATATGATCGTGATGATCGATgccaattaacaaaatatggCTGTATAACCAAGGGTTGGTCTTTCAAGCTAATATTGGAAAATAGtttagtattaattaattagtttgtcTTTTTTATCCGAGCAAAAAAACAATAAGGATGATGGGTCGTACTTATTGATCGATATTTGTGAAGAACATAAGCACTAATGGAAAcacttttttatatatattttctataatGTTTTTGCCCCTTCTGTTTTAAGAATTTCATTCTGTTAGTCTTTAAGCTATGATGAATGCAGTGAGACTGTTAGTGCGTTTGGACCAGCTGCGGTACCACCGCGCAGCTGCTCTCCGTACCATATTCTTAGggaatattttctaaaatataggGTGGAAACTCGCTGCGCTGCTATAGCGCAGTTGTCCCAAACACTCTCCTATGCCATCGAGAGTGCAAGTTGCAGTGACtccaatatatatacacacacacacacttataggttaataaattaacacaaGAAATCCAATTTAACTCCACCAATCTGGTGATTCAACTCCAACAATCTCATTCTTATCTAATAGTTTACGTATATGATTAACTATGTATAATCAAAAACCAAGATGCCTGAAAAATGAACTCAAATAAGCGGTATCTTAAGAGATGATGAGggttaatattgtaaaagttaaATGTCGTTTTATACAGCTGGATTTAAAGGATCAGGATTCTCTCCTGATCTAATCTTCTTTTgacttttttatatattttgtgcaACTTGTATATTAGTGCTACTACTACTGTACTAGtgtatgattaaaatttaattatttttattttttcatttatgaaCCTTTGGtcaattcataaaatttgctcagaaaaaaatcatattaagaGAGAGTTTTAGTTCGAATTTAAATTACATCACCCGATGTTGGTGAAATTGCACTTTTGATCTGAGTGAGAATGATGGTAcagtctaatttttttttaatgcctcgaatattttaacaaatattatttgaacaaaataaaaaaatggtggaaagGACAAGgaccttatatatatatatatataatcgaTTTCTTTATACATTACACATGTTATTCACTTTATAATGGCCAGAGATTGAATCTCTCATCAGTTTTGTGCTTCACATGATACGAGAAATAGTGCtgaattaaatttcataaaaagcaatttaaattacttggttaacttttaaaaaattttaatggttaCACACAGTTCGATTGAACCAAGACGGCCTATTAGGCACATAAAACTtgatatttatcattataCATTCGCTGGTTTTAAAAAGGACGATAGCCGGAAAGCAGAGACGGTCTCTGCTTAGGTGCTTTTGGTTATTTACTTCTTGTGCCTGTGGAGGGTGAGAGTGAAGACGTTAACAGGGAGGGAAAGAGGCCTAGATACTACAATGCTGAGAAAATGTGGGGGATTTGCTATATATGTCATCGAATTTcattattgattattgatCCAATACaccatattttatatcaaaatacAAAGAGTGTAAATCAAAGCTTTAAATGCCACTACAATAGAATTCAAATCAAAGAGTATTACAAAGAATGTATATCAAAGTTTTAAATGCTACTGCAATAAGATTCAATCACGACTATTTTTAGAGATAGCGAAggtcaaatttatttttttaaaataaaataaattttatattacaatGGTATACTTTGattaaattactattaaatacatgagatttattaatatttataatctaaataaaattagtctCTCATTCAAATTGAAACTTTAGAATTTAAAGGCTAGTTCTTTTTGATAAATAGTTCTTTGGAATctaccaaaattaaaaaactaaagtatcaattgatttttttcctgCAAAGGCCAAGTTTGTCAACAGTAGAAAATAGTTTATGGTTGGCAAGGAAGATGGAGAAAAAGGAGTCGGTTCTAGTTAATGTGGAAGAACATTACAAGCaagtttaaattgaaaattagagatttataataaattaaagaataatttaggAAACATCTGagtaaaatgtgaaaatactATTTTCGTATTGAATGTAAGGATTAAATAGATTTAATAAGTAATTTGATGAGTTCAAATAGTTTCACTCTTGAATTAATTTACATTTAGTATCCTCCAATATCTTAACATTATTGGCATAAAAAAATACGAACAACTTATTAGTgaaggtaaaataaaataaaataaaaattggcaAAGGAGGGTCggaatacaaatattttttttatgttttcatcGATTTATTTCATACATTACACATGTTAGAGATATTTTACGATGGGCACATTGTGAGCGATTGAACTTCTCATTTTGTGCTTCATGAAAGAAATATTCATGACATGAGTAgtaagttaaataaatttcataaaaagaaatttaaattatttgggttaatttataacaaattttaatgggTTACACAGTTTAGTATGAGTGGACCAAGAGGGGCTATAAGGCCCATTCAAACGAATACTCGCTGCGCTGATCATAATTTTATCGCTACAGTATCCTTTCCGGTATTTAACTACTTTTTAACGGTTCTGTTTTGAACGAAAAGCACAAATGGCTTCTGTATTTGCAAATTCGGCAGCAGCAACAAGAGGCAGAGATGAAGTGTACGTGGCAGCAGTGCCATTAAGAGCCACAAAAGGACCTGCCCAGTTGCTTATGTCTTCAGCCTACACCCTCAATGTATGGGATTTGCAGCACTTCATGGTCGTCATCAAACCCTTTTCTCCTCCTACCCACTCCCAGGtcacttcaatttaattattttatatatattttttaaattgatcgttttgttaaattaagtaattaaccATTTATTAATCACTGTAAATGTTAGCTTTTTGCAGGTCTTTGTTTGTGATTTTCAACCGAAAGATcctgaaaatatttatacgGCCCTTGAAGTTCTATCTGGTAGATCAGTACCCGGTAAGAACACAGAAGTTCCAACATATTAACCCTCAATTATGAATCATCTTTAGCTATCTTATGTAGAATGTCTTTTCGTGTGTGACTTTAAAGGAACGGAAACCGTATTGTTTGTCTGGGATTGGCTTTTTGAATTGGGCATCCGATGTTTCATTGATTGATATTATGGgttattttctcttaatcGTTACACGTTAGGCACCTAAACCTTGGAACTTCTTTAGGTTCCGTGCTGGTGAGGAAATTGACAAAACTGCCAAGAAATAAATGTTGGTTCGTTGGATCTTCCAAATTGGACGCGGTTGATGTTGCAATCAACTTCAATAAGAGCTGGGAAACTCATTTGAGGATCGGCCAACATGATTGTCGGGACTACACTAATGGTAATAGGCTCTCTATGTTCCTTCAAATACACTCAACTTACACGTACATACATTCGCACATCCATCCACACACCGTTTTTAAACATTTGCAATAAATTTGAGAGTCGCTTGGGAGTGAATAATTCATCTATATTTTGTTCGGAAGGATTGGTTGAGCGTCTCACCGGAAGAAAGCTTGTGTTAGAGCACCTAAGAAGTGTTGCTGGCCAGAGTTAAAGCCATCTATTCAATGTTCTCATTGTGACCATAAGTAtctcttttgttatttttattagcaAATATATGAATGAGCAACATTCTTTACATAAATCAGTAAAAGAATACTTTGTATCCGTATGTTGTACAAGCAATTTGACCTTACACGTCCAAGCTACCTGGCTTGTTAATTTTCAACGTATTGTTGTGTTCTTTAACGAGCATTATGCTCTATTTCCGTGCTCCAGAAAATCATATATCTTCATTCATACCATGTAACTTTGTTCTTTCACAATGAACAATTGAATCCTTAAAAGAGTAGGCGGTTTGTGTGATTTAATCACCCCCAAATAATAAGTATACGCAGAGCAAGAGCTCTTGAAGTCTACTCACAAAAAAACTATGGAGAAATTTGTATGAGCgttgaaataaaagaaaatagtgaTGCCTGCTTGATCTGTGTTCTGGCTTAAGTGTTTTGCTTTCTTTGTGACAAGCCTTGTAAACCGAAACAGTACTTTaagtcaaaactcaaaagtctTGCTTTGATTCTTCACTCTTtgtttacacacacacacgcaacCATACCATCCCATAAGCGAGATGCAAGGTATTGCACACAAGATTTTAGTCTTTAGACTTTGGAAAAAAGCATGGTAGGTTAAACATTCATGCTTGCAGAGAGATAAAGGGGGACTGGGATAAGTCATGATGAGATGCTGAATGAAAGATGTTcgattgtttcttttttatcagTCGATTTAATAAAGATGAAAGTTCTGCAACGTGTGAAGCTCTCTAGTTGAGAACTTTACTAGGGTTAGATTAGCAACAGGAAAATGGGGATAAAAGAGTGGGAAAGCATCTGTTCTTGACGAGCCGTTATTTCTTGAAGTAAGAAACATAGTGGCAGTAGGCAATCATCGTATACAGTGCAAgctcaatattaaaatgacggtttttttGTTCAGTTTGCAACTCTTTCAAGAGaacaagattaaataaatcgGCCTCTAGGCATAGAGTCTCTTTTGGTGGCTGACTTTTAAGAAAACTTCCACAATCGTTTGGTGGGAAAGCATGATGAGCGGCTCTTTTGGACTTTGCCTTCAGTTTTATTTATGGAGCCGGCtaagttacgttaaacgtaacttaCGCCAGGCACAGCAACAGTGACAAGTCCCATCACTAGCACTGTTGCTGTATCTGGCGtaagttacgtttaacgtaacttaGCCAAAGcctttatataatattagtcCTTGCGGTGGCAGTTTTGCAGCCCAAGAGAGACCTCTAGAACTGGGGGCGGATAATCTTAGGTCCCTGTAGCTTCAGGATGAAAAGGTATCAGCAGTGGCACCTAGAAGCAAGTAATAGAAATAGAATTAGAAATTGTAGTACATGACTTCATAATTTCAGCTAGACATAGGCAATGAATCATTGGCGACTGGTAGAGATCTTCAAAAAACAATACTGATCAAGAAATCCATCAATCGAGTTAGTGACCAACTCATTTCATCTTCAAAAAGCAATTTATGAGGACA contains:
- the LOC102620229 gene encoding uncharacterized protein LOC102620229 isoform X2; the encoded protein is MASVFANSAAATRGRDEVYVAAVPLRATKGPAQLLMSSAYTLNVWDLQHFMVVIKPFSPPTHSQVFVCDFQPKDPENIYTALEVLSGRSVPGSVLVRKLTKLPRNKCWFVGSSKLDAVDVAINFNKSWETHLRIGQHDCRDYTNGLVERLTGRKLVLEHLRSVAGQS
- the LOC102620229 gene encoding uncharacterized protein LOC102620229 isoform X1, translating into MASVFANSAAATRGRDEVYVAAVPLRATKGPAQLLMSSAYTLNVWDLQHFMVVIKPFSPPTHSQVFVCDFQPKDPENIYTALEVLSGRSVPGSVLVRKLTKLPRNKCWFVGSSKLDAVDVAINFNKSWETHLRIGQHDCRDYTNGNRLSMFLQIHSTYTYIHSHIHPHTVFKHLQ